A single Neoarius graeffei isolate fNeoGra1 chromosome 23, fNeoGra1.pri, whole genome shotgun sequence DNA region contains:
- the dnaaf6 gene encoding protein PIH1D3, translating to MELSSLQTLQALSDLLSQPCDEESDAEDCKNVNPMAKMGPGHIGAPPSRQDKNAGELSSASVKDINDIWNVEEVTEGTHFDDLADSRPQPEYEIILKQSVGTEDLFLGMSQKDPSSMCCENMLVKVKLPETQASDIVLDVKERFVDLRTPKYKLGLHLPHSVHSREGIAQFITERYELEITLPMNRLLDSINLA from the exons ATGGAGTTGTCATCGCTCCAAACTCTCCAGGCGCTCTCCGATTTGCTCTCACAGCCCTGCGATGAAGAAAGCGACGCAGAAGACTGCAAG AATGTAAATCCGATGGCAAAAATGGGTCCTGGACACATTGGTGCTCCTCCTTCTAGGCAAGACAAGAATGCAGGTGAGC TCAGTAGTGCCAGTGTGAAGGACATCAACGATATCTGGAATGTGGAGGAGGTGACTGAAGGGACACACTTTGATGACCTTGCAGATTCACGTCCTCAgcctga GTATGAGATTATCCTGAAGCAGAGTGTGGGTACTGAGGACTTGTTTCTGGGCATGAGCCAAAAGGATCCATCCTCCATGTGCTGTGAGAACATGCTG GTGAAGGTGAAGCTGCCGGAAACTCAGGCTTCTGATATTGTGCTGGATGTGAAGGAGAGATTTGTTGATCTAAGAACTCCAAAATA CAAGTTAGGCCTGCATCTCCCTCACTCAGTGCACAGTAGGGAAGGCATTGCCCAATTCATTACAGAGAGATATGAATTAGAAATCACACTGCCCATGAACAGACTTCTGGACTCCATCAACCTCGCCTGA